The sequence below is a genomic window from Methanosarcinales archaeon Met12.
TTACTATGACCTGTTCCATGCCGCTGGGAACCTCTCCTGTTATGCGAACGTCAGGCTCCATATTGTTGAGTGGAATGTAAACGTCCGTACCCCTTGCAGTGAGTAAAATCGCCTGGGTGGTGGTCCCTGGAGCCAATATGGTGGGGTTTGTTCGTATGACATATGAAACCCCTCCCACTTGTGAGGGGATATCCACCACTCTCGTCACAGTTCCATTACCGCTCACATTGACGGCAAGACGCATGTCTGTGATAGTGCCCGCAATATCGCTCCCGACGTCGGCGAATCCAAATCTGGCGGTGCCGTCGACCATCCCCTGAAAAGACAGGACCACGGTTGTCAGAAGCGTCATGACGATGATGAAGGACATGAGATAACTAAGCGGGACGACCACTGCGGATGTGTCGTGAAGAAGTTTCATCATTTATCTCACCGATGACCCTATGATGGTTTCGTGAACTGAAAGGTGAATATCATCACCAGCTGTTTTGCCGTGAATTCCTATTGTAACCACATTTCCAGTCGTGTGAATCTGAAAGCCTGTGCCAGCGCCCAATCCAGTTCTGATTAATCCAGCCCCGATTAATTCATCCTCGAAGAATCTCGCCCACGCCTGATGGTATTCACTGGTTATCGTAATCGTGACGTTTCTATTGAGAGTTGTCGCCACGGGATGATTTCGGATATTTCTATCAAATCCGACAAATCTCGAATCGACAGATACAACGCCGGCGCCGCCCACCGAGGAGAGGGGGCCGGTGAGATTGACCATGCGCAGATGTATCGATATGTTAGTCCCACCTGCAGGCGTTATGAACATATTATCTGGCTGTGAGGTCATTATGGGTATGCCATGGGCAAACCTAACTATCACAGCTCCATTCTCAAATACTACTGAATCGTCCCGCAGTGTGCATTCGATATTTCCAACTCTTAGGGAGGTGTTGAATACATTATGAGTGCCGGTTGTGTTCCCAAAATTCACCTGTATCGTAGTATTTGGAGCATCGGGCATTATCGTAATCGCTCCTCCGCCCATATGCATCGCGGTGCGTCTTGACGGCCCAACTCCTACAAGTGGGCCCTTTAAATCACCTATATCTGACTGGAGGATTCCCATGTGGTTCTGTATGCTCTGCATGTGTACAGTGTGTCTGGCGGCATCTATCGCTGGTATGCCCACTGCATAAATTGTGGCAATCATCGCCGTTGCGATCGCGAGGATCAATATCATCCCCACTACGGAAGAAACTGCATCATCGGCATGTTGAAACCTTCTGCTGCGATTCACTCCATCAACCCCCTATATAAATTATCTCGTTCTTAATATTTAAGAATGATGTGATATTATATAACCATCTAACCATAATGTATATGTAACGATATGAATAAACCATTGCCATGCGGAGATGGAAGATGGAACTTTTAGATAACTTGAGAAAACGGGTCGGAATTTTAGATGACATAATGGGCAAAACCCCCAAGGAGGTTATGGTCGAAAAGTACGACCCTGAAAAATATGGCCCAATCGCCATCTTTGAAGGGAAGGAGGGCTATAAAGAAGCCGAAAGGTACTGGGTGGACGAACCCTATGCATTTGTCACAATTCTATATGATGATAAAAAGAATGAATATCTGTACTATGTCGTTGAGCCTGCACTTACTCCTTTTGAGAAAGAGCTACTGGAAGAACTGCATGCACGACTGCAGGATGTATTGATAGTCGAAGATGTCGATAAAACAGTAGACAAAGAAAAAGTGCTGAGCGACAAAATAAAAGAACTCATGATGAATTATATGGAAGATGTGGACTTAAAAACCTTCATTAAAATTTTGTATTTCATACGAAGGAATTACCTGAAAGTTGGAAGGATACATCCGCTGATGAATGACGCTTTTATCGAAGACATATCGTGTAACGGGCCAGGTGCCCCAGTATTCCTGTATCATAAGAACTATGAAAACATAGAGACGAATATAATCTTCGATGAAGATGAGCTGTACTCATTCGTGGTCAGGCTTGCACAACAATGTGGGAAACATATATCCATCGCAGACCCGATGATCGATGCGACAATGATCGACGGGTCCCGTATCCAGATGACGCTTGGAAAAGAAGTATCTACAAAAGGCAGCACGTTCACGATTAGAAAGTTTCAGGAGATTCCTATCACGCCTATCGACCTCATAAGCTGGAATACTTTCTCGTCAGAGATGATGGCGTATTTCTGGCTATGTATAGAGAACAATAAAAGCCTGATATTTGCAGGAGGCACTGCTTCTGGAAAGACATCGTCATTGAATGCGGTCTGCCTGTTCATCCCGCCGAAGTCAAAAATCGTCACATTGGAAGATACCAGGGAATTAAAGTTGCCCCACCCAAACTGGATTGCTCAAGTAACAAGAGAATCGTTCACTGGTGGAGAGATCAGCAAAATCGACATGTACGAACTGTTGAGGGCTGCACTGCGGCAGCGACCAGAATACCTCCTCGTGGGAGAGGTCAGGGGCAAGGAGGCGCTTGTATTATTCCAGGCCATGTCCACAGGACATACTACGTTCTCGACTATGCATGCAGACTCGGTGCCGTCTGTGATTTATCGGCTGGAGAACGAACCCATCAACGTCCCAAGGACGATGTTGCAGGTACTGGATATTGCGTCCATCCAGATTCAGGTATACATCGGCGAGAAACGTGTTCGACGTGCAGACAGAATCGCAGAGATAACGGATATCGACCCTACCACGAAAAAGATACAAACAACAGATATTTTTGTGTGGAACCCCATTGCTGATAATTTTGAAAAAACTGGTGAATCACTTGTTTTAGCAGAAATTCAACAACGGAAAGGGTGGAACAAAAAAGAGTTGTGTAGGGAATTGGAAAATAGGCAAACCGTCCTCGAATATGTGCTCGAAAAAGGAATAAAAGACCACAGAGGAATTATAAAAATTATACAGGCGTACTATATCGACTCCAAAAAACTGATGAAGAAGATAGCGGATAAAACCCTTTGAGGCAATCATAATGGATGCGATCAGCAAATTAGCATTTCGTATATTTGGTTCAAGGCTGGAGATGGAAAAGTACTACTCCTTGGAGCGAAGTTTGAGGCAGGCACGCATCCCTGTTTCATGGGACGTATATGTTGCGAAAGCGAGGTTATATTCGCTGATCCTGGGTTTCCTTGGGGCCGTCATCGGTCTGACGCTTGTCATCATCGTTATACATCTGGTTGGTTTGCCCCCCGCCATCCTACCCCCTGCCATCATAGTCGGATTACCACCTGCACTCTGGTGGATGCTGGAGTATAGAGCGGTCTTTTTAGCCCTCTTTCTAATGGTTACATTAGCCACCATAGTAGGAGGCGCGACATATATGATTATGAGGCTGATGCCACAGTTTGTTGCCGGCGAGAGAAAGATCAAAATTGACCGAGAACTTCCGTATGCCGTCACGTTTATGTATGCACTCAGTCGAGGCGGAATGAATATCCTCGATATATTCAGGTCGTTGAGCGAGTCCACGATATATGGAGAGGCGGCGAAAGAAGCGGGCACAATCGTCAGGAACATGGACTTTTTCGGACAGGATTTAAGAACTGCGATTCAAAATGCAGCCGACACATCTCCCTCTGAAAATTTCCAGGACCTGGTCGTGAATCTGCTGTCGGTAATAGAGAGCGGTGGCAACATAACCGCGTATCTATCTGACAAGTCAGAAGATTACTTAGAAAAGGCACTCAGAGATCAACGTGGATTCATAGAGATGATGGGATTGATTGCAGAATCATACGTCACCGTCTTCGTAGCAGGTCCCCTGTTTGTCGTGATAATATTCTTTGTTATGGCCGCGATGGGGCCTGGGGATTTGATGATGTTGTATATACTGATTTATGCAGCTCTGCCGTTCGGTTCGTGTATGTTCATCGTCATCATCGATATGCTTAATCCCAGGGGTGCGATAAGTGCTATACCGTTTGATGTAGAAGAAGTAGATGAGTACAAGGTCCAAATGGCGGAAGGGACTAAAGAAGAGAGATTATTAAAGAGCATTGAAAGTGGCAGGAAATCGGTAGAATTCAAAAAATTTTTGAGTAACCCATTTAAGGGCATATTAGAAAATCCTTTTTATACTCTCTATTTAAGCGTGCCGATTGGAATAATCCTCCTCCTCGCCGTGGCATTCACTTACCGGGAACAGTTAACGACCCTCGACACAGCGGTCAGCATACTGGACGACTATTTTATATTCACCTTGCTCCTGGTGATTTTCCCGCTGGCTGCTTTCTTTGAGGCATCATCACGGAGACAGAAAAAGTTGGTAAGCGAAATGCCAACCTTTTTGAAAAAACTAGCGAGCGCAAACGAAACCGGAATGTCCTTGCCTCAATCTATCAAATTGATATCAAAATCGAACATCGGCAGTTTAACCACTGAGGTGAAAAAGATATGGAATGACCTACAATGGGGCACGACAGTTGAGAATGCATTTAAGCGGCTCGGGAACAGAATTATGTCAGGTCCTGTGTCGCGGGTTATAACGCTATTGGTCAAGGCAAATCAAGTAAGTGGAAACACAAAGGTCGTGCTGGATATAGCAGCAAAAGATGCCGTAGCATATCAAAGACTGGAAGAAGAGCAACTCGGCCAGATGATCATATATGTGGTCATCATATATATGGCATTTTTCGTTTTTCTATTCGTCATCGTAACCATGTCTGTAGCGTTTTTGCCCGTGATGGCTGGCGTCGGGGCTGCTGATGCCGGCGCCCCATCCCTTATGGGAGCTTTTGATGTTGACATGTTTATGCGCATATTTTTTCATGCTGTTATAGTGCAGGGTTTTTTTTCCGGATTGATAGCCGGACAGATGGGTGAAGGCAGTGTATTATCAGGTCTAAAACATTCAATCGTAATGATGTGTATTGCGTATTTGGTGTTCTTATTCATCTAGGCGCTCGTTTTTCAACCGTTATGTTCATATATGTTAGTGTTAAATAAGCGTTAAATATAACTTGTAAAAAGTTATATGGCAAAGAACTTGAGGGGGGGGGACAATCATGAAGATAGAACAGGAAAAGCGTGTGACAAAGATGAACTCGAAAAAGAGCACCGGCATCCAAGCGCTGGACAGGCGCCTGGACGGAGGCCTGCCTAACGGATCGGTGGTTCTTTTCAGGTCAAGCCCAAAATCAATGTCAGAAATTTTTCTGTATTATTTTGCTGCTGCACAAAAGGCATACTACTTTGCTACGGATAGGGCCCCCAAATATGTAAAACAAAATATTAATGGCTTCGGTTTGAATAGTGACAACATAAGTTTCATTGACATATATGACCAGTATCGCAAGAATGTCGATTCCAAAAGAGATGAAACGATTCTTGCATATTTTTCCGATGAACTTGAGAAATTGAGACAGGATGAGGATTTCGTCTGCATTATCGACACATATTCTTTCTTCCTCGAACTGGATGTCGACCATGGCAGGATAAGAGAACTGCTTGACCAGATATATGAAATGTCCAAAGAGACCAACAGCGTCTCCTATTTATATGTCTTAAAAGGCGCTTATGAGGAAAAAATCATAGAGGCACATAGCAATACGTGTGATGTGATCTTTGATATCGAATCCGAAAGGGTCGGCGAATGTATATACAATAGACTTCTCATACCCAAAATACGGGGCATATTCCCGGTACCAACCCAATTTATCAAGTATCAGATAATAGATGGCATACAGATTGATACCTCGATGTACATTGCATAGACATTCATGTGTTTTAACTTCAGGTCCCCGATGACAAAACCCGACATAAGAACGTTAGATGACATGAGGGACGTCATTTACGATAAAGAGTGGTTAAAAAGGGCGGGAAATCCAGAAGTATACTATATGTATAGGGGCTTATCTCTGAGCATTAGAGATGGGCAGATTATAAAAGAAAATAACCTCAGGTATGACATCACGGTCATTCCGCCACGTATGTTGGGCAACGAATATGTAAAGACGGTCGGGCACTATCATCCCAGGGCGTCGGGGGCGAACATATCATATGCGGAGGCATATGAGATATTAAGCGGAGAGGGGCACTATTTGCTTCAAAAATGCCAGAATGGGTATGTCGCAGATGTTATAGTGATCAGAGCGCAGAAAGGAGATAAAGTGATAATCCCTCCGGATTACGGTCATATAACTATAAATCCCTCCAATAAAGAGCTTAAAATGTGCAACTGGGTCGCCTGTGACTTTGCGCCGATATATGCTCCAATAAAAGAGAGGGGTGGTGCCGCATATTTTGAGCTGACTGCAGGATTCGTCAAGAACGAAAATTATGATAATGTGTCCGAAATTCGATTTTTAAAGCCCGCAAACTTTCCAGATATTGGGCTTGACAAGAATAAAGAGATATATGGGCTCATCAGGAAAGACCCGAAGCTACTGGAGTTTTTGACCAGGCCACAGGATTATGGGTGGCTGTTTGATAGGGTTCTGGCTAACGAATGAGAAGAGGGGCGAAATCGGAAGGAACATTCGCTTGCGTATAACGTTTTGTGAAAAGAAGTTGCTGAAGGTAATTTGGGGAAAGCGTAGCGAACGGAGGGTGCCAGAGACTGCTTTTTAATGGTATTTCTCAATACATTTTGATGCACTTATCTTCTCTAATCCTTCTACGTTATCAAAATCTTTATCTTCACTTACTATAGTAGATAAGCCTGTCTCTTTCATCGAAGAAAAATGGATAGCATCCCTTGGTTCAAGTGTTGTTTTTTCATAGATTTCTACCATTCTAATAATAACTGATTTATCAAGCTCAATCCATTTTATGGGCAATGTAAGTATAGCTTTTGTAATCTTGATAGCGTTATCTTTTCCAACGTTCTTTTTCAAAATCCACATCACTTCATCTATTACGAGAAATGACGATGCACAGGTAATCCTTTGTTTGTTTATGAGTCTTATAATCTCCCTACAATTTCGTCCCAATTTCTCTTTGTCTATCGCAGCAAAAATGAAAATATTGGAATCAATATACAAAATTAGGCCTCCTCGTATCTGGTCTCTAATTCTCTTTTAATTTTTTTCATCGATATTTTACTTGCACTTTCTTTACACACTTCTAAAAATACATCTACTACATTCCGCTTTTTCGAGAGTATTATCTTCTCATTCTCAATGTCAATTACTATTTCATCCCCTACATTAATCCCTAGAATATCCCGAATTGTTTTAGGGATTAC
It includes:
- a CDS encoding type II/IV secretion system ATPase subunit; this encodes MELLDNLRKRVGILDDIMGKTPKEVMVEKYDPEKYGPIAIFEGKEGYKEAERYWVDEPYAFVTILYDDKKNEYLYYVVEPALTPFEKELLEELHARLQDVLIVEDVDKTVDKEKVLSDKIKELMMNYMEDVDLKTFIKILYFIRRNYLKVGRIHPLMNDAFIEDISCNGPGAPVFLYHKNYENIETNIIFDEDELYSFVVRLAQQCGKHISIADPMIDATMIDGSRIQMTLGKEVSTKGSTFTIRKFQEIPITPIDLISWNTFSSEMMAYFWLCIENNKSLIFAGGTASGKTSSLNAVCLFIPPKSKIVTLEDTRELKLPHPNWIAQVTRESFTGGEISKIDMYELLRAALRQRPEYLLVGEVRGKEALVLFQAMSTGHTTFSTMHADSVPSVIYRLENEPINVPRTMLQVLDIASIQIQVYIGEKRVRRADRIAEITDIDPTTKKIQTTDIFVWNPIADNFEKTGESLVLAEIQQRKGWNKKELCRELENRQTVLEYVLEKGIKDHRGIIKIIQAYYIDSKKLMKKIADKTL
- a CDS encoding type II secretion system F family protein translates to MDAISKLAFRIFGSRLEMEKYYSLERSLRQARIPVSWDVYVAKARLYSLILGFLGAVIGLTLVIIVIHLVGLPPAILPPAIIVGLPPALWWMLEYRAVFLALFLMVTLATIVGGATYMIMRLMPQFVAGERKIKIDRELPYAVTFMYALSRGGMNILDIFRSLSESTIYGEAAKEAGTIVRNMDFFGQDLRTAIQNAADTSPSENFQDLVVNLLSVIESGGNITAYLSDKSEDYLEKALRDQRGFIEMMGLIAESYVTVFVAGPLFVVIIFFVMAAMGPGDLMMLYILIYAALPFGSCMFIVIIDMLNPRGAISAIPFDVEEVDEYKVQMAEGTKEERLLKSIESGRKSVEFKKFLSNPFKGILENPFYTLYLSVPIGIILLLAVAFTYREQLTTLDTAVSILDDYFIFTLLLVIFPLAAFFEASSRRQKKLVSEMPTFLKKLASANETGMSLPQSIKLISKSNIGSLTTEVKKIWNDLQWGTTVENAFKRLGNRIMSGPVSRVITLLVKANQVSGNTKVVLDIAAKDAVAYQRLEEEQLGQMIIYVVIIYMAFFVFLFVIVTMSVAFLPVMAGVGAADAGAPSLMGAFDVDMFMRIFFHAVIVQGFFSGLIAGQMGEGSVLSGLKHSIVMMCIAYLVFLFI
- a CDS encoding RAD55 family ATPase, whose protein sequence is MKIEQEKRVTKMNSKKSTGIQALDRRLDGGLPNGSVVLFRSSPKSMSEIFLYYFAAAQKAYYFATDRAPKYVKQNINGFGLNSDNISFIDIYDQYRKNVDSKRDETILAYFSDELEKLRQDEDFVCIIDTYSFFLELDVDHGRIRELLDQIYEMSKETNSVSYLYVLKGAYEEKIIEAHSNTCDVIFDIESERVGECIYNRLLIPKIRGIFPVPTQFIKYQIIDGIQIDTSMYIA
- a CDS encoding glucose-6-phosphate isomerase family protein, with protein sequence MTKPDIRTLDDMRDVIYDKEWLKRAGNPEVYYMYRGLSLSIRDGQIIKENNLRYDITVIPPRMLGNEYVKTVGHYHPRASGANISYAEAYEILSGEGHYLLQKCQNGYVADVIVIRAQKGDKVIIPPDYGHITINPSNKELKMCNWVACDFAPIYAPIKERGGAAYFELTAGFVKNENYDNVSEIRFLKPANFPDIGLDKNKEIYGLIRKDPKLLEFLTRPQDYGWLFDRVLANE
- a CDS encoding type II toxin-antitoxin system VapC family toxin — its product is MYIDSNIFIFAAIDKEKLGRNCREIIRLINKQRITCASSFLVIDEVMWILKKNVGKDNAIKITKAILTLPIKWIELDKSVIIRMVEIYEKTTLEPRDAIHFSSMKETGLSTIVSEDKDFDNVEGLEKISASKCIEKYH
- a CDS encoding AbrB/MazE/SpoVT family DNA-binding domain-containing protein, coding for MISKNVLAKGQIVIPKTIRDILGINVGDEIVIDIENEKIILSKKRNVVDVFLEVCKESASKISMKKIKRELETRYEEA